One window of uncultured Erythrobacter sp. genomic DNA carries:
- the aspS gene encoding aspartate--tRNA ligase translates to MHAYRSHTCAQLSAENVGETVRLSGWVHRKRDHGGVLFVDLRDHYGITQIVADEDSPALAVFERLRAESVVTIDGDVKARTPETVNKDLPTGEIEVFARSITVQSAAEELPMPVAGEQDYPEDIRLKYRFLDLRRETMHRNIMLRSKVITSLRQRMIDQGFTEFQTPILTASSPEGARDFLVPSRMHPNKFYALPQAPQMFKQMLMVSGFDRYFQIAPCFRDEDLRADRSLEFYQLDFEMSFVTQEDVFQALEPVLAGTFEEFADGKTVTAGGTFPRIPYAEAMLKYGTDKPDLRNPLEISDVTSHFEKSGFGLFEKIVGGGGVVRVVPAPKTNEKSRKFFDDMNNWARSEGFAGLGYVTRKGGEFGGPIAKNHGPDLMAELYNELGLGPDDGLFFAAGKEKDAAKLAGAARTQVGEQLGLIEEGCFKFCWIVDFPMYEWDEDAKKVDFSHNPFSMPQGEMEALETMDPLDIKAWQYDIVCNGYELSSGAIRNHRPDIMYKAFELAGYDKATVDREFSGMIEAFKLGAPPHGGSAPGIDRIVMLLAGEEAIREVIAFPMNQKGEDLMMGAPSQAELPQLRELHLRLVEPPKKQAPAEGQSEG, encoded by the coding sequence ATGCACGCCTATCGTTCCCACACTTGCGCACAGCTTTCGGCTGAAAATGTCGGCGAAACCGTCCGGCTTTCGGGCTGGGTCCACCGCAAACGCGACCATGGCGGCGTTTTGTTCGTCGATTTGCGCGATCATTACGGCATCACCCAGATCGTTGCCGATGAAGATTCGCCCGCGCTCGCGGTGTTCGAGCGGCTGCGCGCCGAATCGGTTGTGACGATTGACGGCGATGTGAAGGCTCGCACGCCTGAGACCGTGAACAAGGATCTGCCGACTGGCGAGATTGAAGTGTTCGCGCGCTCGATCACTGTGCAGAGCGCTGCTGAAGAGCTGCCCATGCCGGTCGCGGGCGAGCAGGACTATCCTGAAGACATTCGCCTCAAATACCGCTTCCTCGATTTGCGGCGCGAAACGATGCACCGCAACATCATGCTGCGTTCGAAGGTCATCACCTCGCTGCGCCAGCGGATGATCGACCAGGGCTTTACCGAGTTCCAGACCCCGATCCTGACCGCGTCGAGCCCAGAGGGCGCGCGCGACTTCCTCGTGCCCAGCCGGATGCACCCGAACAAGTTTTACGCGCTCCCGCAGGCGCCGCAGATGTTCAAGCAGATGCTGATGGTGTCGGGCTTTGACCGATACTTCCAGATCGCGCCCTGTTTCCGCGATGAAGATCTGCGCGCTGACCGCAGCCTTGAATTTTACCAGCTCGATTTCGAAATGAGCTTCGTCACGCAGGAAGACGTGTTCCAGGCGCTTGAGCCGGTGCTTGCAGGCACGTTCGAAGAATTTGCCGACGGCAAAACGGTGACGGCAGGCGGCACTTTCCCGCGCATCCCCTATGCCGAAGCGATGCTGAAATACGGCACCGACAAGCCCGACCTGCGCAACCCGCTCGAAATCAGCGACGTCACCAGCCACTTTGAGAAATCGGGCTTTGGCCTGTTTGAAAAGATCGTTGGCGGCGGCGGTGTGGTGCGCGTTGTGCCTGCGCCTAAGACCAACGAGAAGAGCCGCAAGTTCTTCGACGATATGAACAACTGGGCGCGCTCGGAAGGCTTTGCCGGCCTCGGCTATGTCACCCGCAAGGGCGGTGAGTTCGGCGGTCCGATCGCCAAGAACCACGGCCCGGACCTGATGGCTGAGCTTTATAACGAGCTTGGCCTTGGCCCCGATGACGGCCTGTTCTTTGCCGCTGGCAAGGAGAAAGACGCCGCCAAACTCGCCGGTGCCGCGCGTACGCAGGTGGGTGAACAGCTCGGCCTGATCGAGGAAGGCTGCTTCAAGTTCTGCTGGATCGTCGACTTCCCCATGTATGAGTGGGACGAAGACGCGAAAAAGGTCGACTTTTCACACAACCCCTTCTCGATGCCGCAGGGCGAGATGGAAGCGCTGGAAACCATGGACCCGCTCGACATCAAGGCTTGGCAATATGACATCGTCTGCAACGGTTATGAGCTTAGCTCGGGCGCGATCCGGAACCACCGTCCGGACATTATGTACAAGGCCTTCGAACTGGCAGGCTATGACAAGGCGACCGTCGACCGCGAGTTTTCCGGCATGATCGAAGCGTTCAAACTGGGCGCGCCGCCGCACGGCGGTTCGGCGCCGGGGATCGACCGCATCGTGATGCTGCTGGCCGGCGAGGAAGCAATCCGTGAAGTGATCGCTTTCCCGATGAACCAGAAGGGCGAAGACCTGATGATGGGCGCTCCGTCGCAGGCCGAACTGCCGCAGCTGCGCGAGCTTCATTTGCGTCTGGTCGAACCGCCGAAGAAGCAGGCTCCTGCCGAAGGTCAAAGCGAAGGCTAA
- the rnd gene encoding ribonuclease D, with the protein MKIHDLITTTEALDDLCKRLAKSEFVAVDTEFMRENTYWPELCLVQIANTEEAAAIDPLADGIDLTSLLDLLTDNEDVLKVFHAGGQDVEIIVNLTGRTPHPVFDTQIAMMAVSQSEQIGYANLVDHWLNIQIDKGARFTDWSRRPLTDRQIEYAIGDVTHLSKIFPKLLKKLIKTGRGNWLDAEMEKLAEVSNYLVDPETSWKRIRQTGRNPQVLGRLKALAGWREGEAQHKNIPRGRIMRDETLADIASHPPKKQGDLAKVRGLSSAWKDNDIGKRLMKVIAEAEPLSKEEMPEKMKRGAPLGKEGALVADLLKLLLKIRAREIDVASRLLTRADEMEALAAGVRELKVLEGWRYEVFGKDALELVEGKLAFAVRGGKLAMTHIDDMQASMEEALAEE; encoded by the coding sequence ATGAAAATACATGACCTGATTACCACGACCGAAGCCCTCGACGACCTGTGCAAGCGGCTGGCGAAAAGCGAATTTGTCGCGGTCGATACCGAGTTCATGCGCGAGAACACCTATTGGCCGGAATTGTGCCTGGTGCAGATCGCCAACACCGAAGAAGCCGCCGCGATTGATCCGTTGGCTGACGGCATCGACCTGACCTCGCTGCTCGACCTGCTGACCGACAATGAGGACGTGCTCAAAGTCTTCCATGCGGGCGGTCAGGATGTCGAAATTATCGTCAACCTCACCGGACGCACCCCGCATCCCGTCTTCGACACGCAGATCGCGATGATGGCAGTCAGCCAGTCGGAACAGATCGGCTATGCCAACCTCGTCGATCACTGGCTCAATATCCAGATCGACAAAGGCGCGCGCTTCACCGATTGGAGCCGCCGCCCGCTGACCGATCGCCAGATCGAATATGCGATCGGCGACGTCACCCATCTGTCGAAGATTTTTCCCAAGCTCCTCAAGAAACTGATCAAGACGGGCCGCGGCAACTGGCTCGATGCGGAGATGGAAAAGCTCGCCGAAGTATCGAACTATCTGGTCGATCCGGAAACGTCTTGGAAGCGTATCCGGCAGACGGGCCGCAATCCGCAGGTGCTCGGGCGGCTCAAGGCGCTGGCCGGATGGCGCGAAGGCGAGGCGCAGCACAAGAATATCCCGCGCGGCCGGATCATGCGCGATGAAACCCTCGCCGACATCGCCTCGCACCCGCCGAAAAAGCAGGGCGATCTGGCCAAGGTGCGCGGGCTTTCCTCCGCTTGGAAAGACAATGATATCGGCAAGCGCCTGATGAAGGTGATCGCCGAGGCAGAGCCGCTTTCCAAGGAAGAGATGCCCGAAAAGATGAAGCGCGGCGCTCCGCTGGGCAAAGAAGGCGCTTTGGTGGCCGACCTGCTCAAGCTCCTGCTCAAAATCCGCGCGCGCGAGATCGACGTGGCCTCGCGCCTGCTCACCCGCGCCGACGAAATGGAAGCGCTCGCCGCCGGTGTGCGCGAGCTCAAAGTGCTCGAAGGCTGGCGCTACGAAGTCTTCGGCAAGGACGCGCTCGAACTGGTCGAAGGCAAGCTCGCTTTCGCTGTGCGCGGCGGCAAACTCGCCATGACCCATATCGACGATATGCAGGCAAGTATGGAAGAAGCGCTCGCGGAGGAGTAG
- a CDS encoding thiamine pyrophosphate-binding protein, with protein sequence MTNPTQTAAELLVDCMKEQGTDRIFTVPGESFLAVLDALHERTDIETVVCRQEGGAAFMACADGAMSAAGGAGGTGRPGVAFVTRGPGATNASIGVHVAHQDSQPMILFVGDVARPMRDREGFQEVNFEAFFGPIAKWAARIDDPARVPEYVARAYSVAMSGRPGPVVLALPEDMLCDHVDAAIKPRPMVTRPAQAVCPDAMQAIFAMLKDAASPVAIIGGAGWNAKAREHFQQFAEKVGLPVATAFRRQDAIDPASPVYAGNLGYGPNPKLVERVKQADFVLAVGARLGEATTDGYSFPATDHPDQLLIHIHPDPNEIGRVYLTELGLACSVDEFAEAAALWEDDAIIPFDAGAEAHREWQDWASHTPSENPPALDMGACVTAMREALPADTIICNGAGNFAGWWHRYWRYAGYPTQLAPTSGAMGYGVPAGVAAALRYPDRTVVTVAGDGDFLMNGQELATAVQHGANLIVLVVDNGAYGTIRMHQEREYPGRVSGTQLSNPDFAALGAAFGGWSASATTTQEFTDALAEAKERAGLRLIHMKIDVEQLAASGATVSGLRAKA encoded by the coding sequence GTGACCAATCCAACCCAGACCGCCGCTGAATTGCTGGTCGATTGCATGAAAGAACAGGGCACCGACCGCATCTTCACGGTTCCGGGCGAGAGCTTTCTGGCGGTGCTCGATGCTCTGCATGAGCGGACGGATATCGAAACGGTGGTGTGCCGGCAGGAAGGCGGCGCGGCGTTCATGGCCTGCGCAGACGGCGCGATGAGCGCAGCCGGCGGAGCAGGCGGCACGGGCCGTCCGGGCGTCGCCTTTGTGACGCGCGGTCCGGGCGCGACCAATGCCTCTATCGGCGTCCATGTCGCGCACCAGGATTCGCAGCCGATGATCCTGTTTGTCGGCGATGTCGCGCGTCCGATGCGCGACCGCGAGGGCTTTCAGGAAGTCAATTTCGAAGCGTTCTTCGGCCCGATCGCGAAATGGGCGGCGCGGATCGACGATCCTGCGCGCGTTCCCGAATATGTTGCGCGCGCCTACTCTGTCGCGATGAGCGGCCGTCCGGGGCCGGTTGTGCTCGCTCTACCCGAAGACATGCTGTGCGACCACGTCGACGCCGCGATCAAGCCGCGCCCGATGGTCACGCGCCCTGCGCAAGCGGTCTGCCCCGATGCGATGCAGGCGATCTTCGCCATGCTCAAGGATGCGGCAAGCCCGGTCGCGATTATCGGCGGCGCAGGTTGGAACGCAAAGGCGCGCGAACACTTCCAGCAATTCGCGGAGAAAGTCGGCCTGCCGGTCGCCACAGCGTTCCGCCGTCAGGACGCGATTGATCCGGCCTCGCCTGTCTATGCAGGCAATCTCGGCTACGGCCCCAATCCCAAACTGGTTGAGCGGGTCAAGCAAGCCGACTTCGTGCTCGCGGTCGGTGCGCGGTTGGGAGAAGCAACCACTGACGGCTATTCCTTCCCCGCAACCGATCACCCCGACCAGCTGCTGATCCATATCCACCCCGATCCCAACGAAATCGGGCGCGTCTATCTGACCGAGTTGGGGCTTGCTTGCTCTGTCGACGAATTCGCCGAAGCCGCTGCCTTGTGGGAGGACGATGCGATCATCCCCTTCGATGCGGGGGCCGAGGCGCACCGCGAATGGCAGGATTGGGCGAGCCACACACCGTCTGAAAACCCGCCCGCGCTCGACATGGGGGCGTGTGTAACTGCAATGCGCGAGGCGCTGCCCGCTGATACGATTATCTGCAACGGCGCAGGCAACTTCGCCGGATGGTGGCACCGCTATTGGCGCTATGCCGGATACCCGACCCAGCTTGCGCCAACCTCTGGCGCGATGGGTTACGGCGTGCCTGCGGGCGTTGCAGCGGCCCTGCGCTATCCGGACCGCACCGTCGTCACGGTTGCAGGCGACGGGGACTTCCTGATGAACGGGCAGGAGCTAGCCACCGCAGTCCAGCACGGCGCGAACCTGATCGTGCTGGTGGTGGATAATGGCGCCTACGGCACGATCCGGATGCATCAGGAGCGCGAATATCCTGGCCGCGTGTCCGGCACTCAGCTTTCCAACCCCGATTTTGCAGCCCTTGGCGCTGCATTCGGCGGCTGGAGCGCGAGCGCCACCACAACGCAGGAATTCACCGACGCCCTCGCCGAAGCAAAGGAGCGCGCCGGTCTGCGCCTCATTCACATGAAGATAGACGTCGAACAGCTTGCGGCCAGCGGCGCGACAGTGAGCGGGCTGCGCGCGAAGGCTTAA
- a CDS encoding acyl carrier protein, which produces MSDTADRVQKIVVEHLGVEGDKVTQEASFIDDLGADSLDIVELVMAFEEEFGVEIPDDAAEKISTVGDATKFIEENKG; this is translated from the coding sequence ATGAGCGATACTGCCGACCGCGTGCAGAAAATTGTCGTCGAGCATCTCGGCGTCGAAGGTGACAAGGTCACTCAGGAAGCAAGCTTCATTGATGATCTGGGCGCAGACAGCCTCGACATTGTCGAGCTGGTGATGGCGTTCGAAGAAGAATTCGGCGTGGAAATCCCTGATGATGCGGCCGAGAAAATCTCGACCGTGGGCGATGCCACGAAGTTCATCGAAGAGAATAAGGGCTAA
- the fabF gene encoding beta-ketoacyl-ACP synthase II codes for MRRVVVTGLGLVTPLGGDVETSWKNLIAGESGAGQITSFDPSDQKCTIACEVKGKDHPWGFDADKRVDGKIQRQVDPFIIFGIDAAGQAIEDAGITDLTDAQKERVGCSIGSGIGGLPGIEKESVNLHERGPGRVSPHFVHGRLINLVTGQVQIKHGFMGPNHAVVTACSTGAHSIGDAARMIAMDDADIMIAGGAESTVNPLGIAGFAQARALNTSFNDRPKEASRPYDKDREGFVMGEGAGVVVLEEYEHAKARGAKIYAEVTGYGLSGDAYHVTAPHPEGRGAELAMRMALKKAGLGAGDIDYVNAHGTSTMADTIELAAVKRVLGDDLGGASMSSTKSAIGHLLGGAGAVEAVFCILAIRDQIVPPTLNLHNPDDGTEGIDLVPHTAKKREVRSVLNNSFGFGGTNASLIMQKVD; via the coding sequence ATGCGCCGCGTAGTCGTAACCGGACTTGGTCTTGTCACCCCGCTTGGCGGAGATGTGGAGACCTCGTGGAAGAACCTCATCGCCGGCGAAAGCGGGGCAGGGCAGATCACCAGCTTCGATCCGTCCGACCAGAAATGCACCATCGCTTGCGAGGTAAAGGGCAAGGACCACCCCTGGGGCTTTGACGCGGACAAGCGCGTCGATGGCAAGATCCAGCGGCAGGTCGATCCCTTCATTATCTTCGGCATAGACGCCGCCGGACAGGCGATCGAAGACGCCGGTATCACCGACCTCACCGATGCGCAGAAAGAGCGCGTTGGCTGCTCGATCGGTTCGGGCATTGGCGGTCTTCCGGGGATCGAGAAGGAATCGGTCAATCTGCATGAACGCGGACCGGGCCGGGTTAGCCCGCACTTCGTCCATGGCCGCCTGATCAACCTCGTCACCGGACAGGTCCAGATCAAGCACGGCTTTATGGGCCCCAACCATGCAGTTGTGACGGCCTGCTCGACCGGCGCGCACTCGATTGGCGATGCCGCGCGCATGATCGCAATGGACGATGCCGATATCATGATCGCGGGCGGGGCAGAGAGTACCGTCAACCCGCTCGGCATTGCGGGCTTTGCACAGGCGCGCGCGCTCAACACCAGTTTCAACGACCGCCCGAAAGAGGCGAGCCGTCCCTATGACAAGGACCGCGAAGGCTTTGTCATGGGCGAAGGCGCAGGCGTCGTCGTGCTTGAGGAATATGAGCACGCCAAGGCGCGCGGCGCGAAGATCTACGCTGAAGTCACCGGATACGGCTTGTCGGGCGATGCCTATCACGTCACCGCCCCGCATCCCGAAGGTCGCGGCGCGGAACTGGCGATGCGCATGGCTTTGAAGAAGGCCGGACTGGGCGCGGGCGATATCGACTATGTCAACGCGCACGGCACCTCGACCATGGCCGACACGATCGAGCTGGCTGCGGTGAAGCGCGTGCTGGGCGATGATCTGGGCGGCGCTTCGATGAGCTCGACCAAGAGCGCCATCGGCCACCTTCTGGGCGGTGCAGGCGCGGTTGAGGCTGTGTTCTGCATCCTCGCCATCCGCGACCAGATCGTCCCTCCGACGCTCAATTTGCACAATCCCGATGACGGCACCGAAGGGATCGACCTTGTGCCGCACACGGCGAAGAAACGCGAAGTGCGCAGCGTCCTCAACAACAGCTTCGGCTTTGGCGGGACCAATGCCTCGCTGATCATGCAAAAGGTCGATTGA
- a CDS encoding MFS transporter has product MTTSTNLMRQKRFLPLMVTQFLNAFNDNLYRYAVVFFVVWSIYNDEQQETLISGLASVLFIMPFVLLSALAGQLADTRDKAAIIRVVKLCEIGWASLGAIGLFLAWKGIAVHTIAIPLLLFVVFLAAVQSTFLGPIKYAILPQHLKKEEVLPGTGLIEAGTYIAILAGTILAGFLLVEIALILVIITAFVGYFSARYVPDAPPQSDYEMHYPLLEPYAEKVRSKPLRWLGYPLVAFADQLVMSWKLIRDTMHNREIWLAIVAISFFWTIGAVLFIMFPPLAKNQLLASKEVASLFLVIFSIGIAIGSVSINALLKGKVSARYSPASVVVMGGFLVAFYLVSKAWIPNEGGELLPVGEWILEPLAIPLSLTLLGIATAGGMFVVPLYAFLTTRCAHDAASRTIAANNIVNSLAMVIGSVFAIVLAGVGIAVVDQLLLAGAMTVVSAWLGYMLYKAEKDAASANLGETNPA; this is encoded by the coding sequence ATGACAACTTCGACGAATTTGATGCGACAAAAGCGTTTCCTGCCGCTGATGGTCACGCAGTTCCTCAACGCTTTTAACGACAATCTGTACCGATACGCCGTGGTCTTCTTCGTCGTGTGGTCGATCTATAATGACGAGCAGCAAGAGACGCTGATCAGCGGCCTTGCCTCGGTCCTATTCATCATGCCCTTCGTATTGCTCTCCGCGCTCGCCGGCCAGCTTGCTGATACGCGCGACAAGGCGGCGATCATCCGGGTGGTGAAGCTGTGCGAGATCGGCTGGGCGAGCCTTGGCGCGATTGGCCTGTTCCTCGCGTGGAAGGGGATTGCGGTTCACACCATCGCTATCCCGCTGCTGCTGTTCGTGGTGTTTCTTGCCGCGGTGCAATCGACGTTTCTGGGGCCGATCAAATATGCGATCCTGCCTCAGCACCTGAAGAAAGAGGAAGTGCTGCCCGGCACCGGATTGATCGAGGCGGGCACCTATATCGCCATCCTTGCAGGCACGATCCTTGCCGGTTTTCTGCTGGTCGAGATCGCGCTGATCCTCGTCATCATTACCGCTTTCGTCGGCTATTTCTCCGCGCGCTACGTGCCTGATGCGCCGCCGCAGAGCGATTACGAGATGCACTATCCGCTGCTTGAGCCATATGCGGAGAAAGTGCGCAGCAAGCCGCTTCGCTGGCTCGGATACCCGCTTGTCGCCTTTGCCGATCAGCTGGTGATGAGCTGGAAGCTGATCCGCGACACGATGCACAATCGCGAGATTTGGCTCGCCATCGTCGCGATCAGCTTTTTCTGGACCATCGGCGCGGTGCTTTTCATCATGTTCCCGCCGCTGGCGAAGAACCAGTTGCTGGCCTCCAAAGAGGTGGCAAGCCTGTTCCTTGTCATATTCTCGATCGGGATCGCGATAGGGTCGGTGAGCATCAACGCCTTGCTCAAGGGCAAGGTTTCCGCGCGTTATTCGCCAGCATCAGTGGTCGTGATGGGGGGATTCCTCGTCGCCTTTTACCTGGTTTCGAAGGCGTGGATTCCGAATGAGGGCGGCGAATTGCTGCCGGTTGGCGAATGGATACTCGAGCCGCTGGCCATCCCGCTTTCACTCACGCTGCTGGGGATTGCGACGGCGGGCGGCATGTTTGTCGTGCCGCTCTATGCGTTCCTCACAACCCGCTGCGCACACGACGCAGCCAGCCGGACGATTGCGGCGAACAATATCGTCAACTCGCTGGCGATGGTGATCGGGTCAGTCTTTGCGATTGTTCTTGCAGGCGTAGGCATTGCGGTCGTCGACCAGCTGCTGCTCGCCGGGGCGATGACAGTCGTTTCCGCGTGGCTTGGCTATATGCTCTACAAAGCGGAAAAAGACGCAGCGTCCGCCAATCTTGGCGAGACCAACCCCGCCTAG
- a CDS encoding tetratricopeptide repeat protein: MGALSKIAKAALAGCAAIVAMQPLGAETIPVSGVYAPDVALPADIELIVIERFRGDVGSDVELALTEALGNVIIRGEPWFELARPRDLRDAVVEVEGNDGTIHTVPLVADAELRGTVRSEVIERRVDDKVERECVARDEDGDCIERREVRIECREISVRIDPRILLIAQNGEQLYSQNRSRTEAERFCLDSYSVPSSLDMGNALIARLVADIRGDLAPVQSRRNIRVMESRSDLNRADRRPFRDAVRATNESIEAACSGFEALEATNPAHVSVLFNIGLCYESGGELERAADYYSRALEVDPDKDYPRDGMRRIRSREQAEIMLAEREAL; the protein is encoded by the coding sequence ATGGGTGCATTGTCGAAAATTGCCAAAGCCGCGCTGGCAGGTTGCGCCGCGATTGTGGCTATGCAGCCGCTTGGTGCGGAAACCATTCCGGTCAGCGGTGTCTATGCTCCTGATGTCGCGCTTCCTGCCGATATCGAGTTGATTGTCATCGAGCGCTTTCGCGGCGATGTGGGTTCGGATGTCGAACTTGCGCTGACCGAGGCACTGGGCAATGTCATAATCCGCGGGGAGCCTTGGTTCGAGCTCGCTCGCCCGCGTGATTTGCGCGATGCGGTTGTCGAAGTCGAAGGCAATGACGGGACCATCCACACCGTTCCGCTGGTCGCCGATGCCGAATTGCGCGGGACGGTCCGCAGCGAAGTGATCGAGCGCCGGGTCGATGACAAGGTCGAGCGCGAATGCGTCGCCCGCGATGAAGACGGCGATTGCATCGAGCGGCGCGAAGTGCGCATCGAATGCCGCGAGATCTCGGTGAGAATCGACCCGCGCATTCTGCTGATCGCGCAGAATGGCGAGCAACTCTATTCGCAAAACCGCTCGCGAACCGAGGCGGAGCGGTTCTGCCTCGACAGCTATTCGGTGCCCTCCAGTCTGGACATGGGCAACGCACTGATCGCGCGGCTGGTTGCCGATATTCGCGGCGACCTTGCTCCGGTCCAGTCGCGCCGCAATATCCGCGTGATGGAAAGCCGCAGCGATCTGAACCGCGCCGACCGCAGACCATTTCGCGATGCAGTACGCGCAACCAATGAGAGTATCGAGGCGGCTTGTTCGGGCTTTGAAGCGCTGGAGGCGACCAATCCTGCGCATGTCTCGGTGCTGTTCAATATCGGGCTTTGCTATGAAAGCGGAGGCGAGCTGGAACGCGCTGCCGACTATTATTCGCGCGCGCTCGAAGTGGATCCGGACAAGGATTACCCGCGCGACGGCATGCGCCGCATCCGCAGCCGTGAACAGGCCGAGATCATGCTGGCGGAGCGCGAGGCGCTGTAA
- a CDS encoding hydrogen peroxide-inducible genes activator: MSTYLPTIKQLQYLVALHEHKHFGRAAEASFVSQSTLSAGIRELESLLGVVLVERSRRVVRFTALGDEVVDKANRLLREAEELSDLVQAAGKPLSGQLRMSVIPTIAPFMLPRILPRLKRERPDLKLMLREETSADAIESLSHGRVDCVLLALPYDTGDAEIEHIADDPLFVAFPKDDPRDPPAQISPDMIDAIIDGGRLLLLEDGHCLRDHALAACNRTELRASASMIGTSLHTLVQMVDNDLGLTMLPEMAIEAGILANTQVVARPVKGKAASREIALIWRKNSPRGEDFKLLAEELRAG, translated from the coding sequence GTGTCGACCTATCTCCCCACCATCAAGCAGCTGCAATATCTGGTTGCGCTGCACGAGCATAAGCATTTCGGCCGCGCGGCGGAGGCGAGCTTTGTCTCGCAATCGACGCTATCGGCTGGAATTCGCGAGCTGGAATCGCTGCTGGGCGTGGTGCTGGTTGAACGCTCGCGCCGGGTCGTGCGCTTTACCGCGCTCGGCGATGAAGTGGTGGACAAGGCCAACCGTCTGCTGCGCGAGGCTGAGGAACTGTCCGATCTGGTGCAGGCTGCGGGCAAGCCGCTGTCCGGCCAGCTGCGGATGAGCGTGATCCCGACCATCGCCCCCTTCATGCTGCCGCGCATCCTGCCCCGCCTCAAACGCGAGCGGCCCGATCTCAAACTGATGCTGCGCGAGGAAACCAGTGCGGATGCGATCGAATCGCTGAGCCACGGGCGGGTCGATTGCGTGCTACTGGCACTGCCCTATGACACCGGCGATGCCGAGATCGAGCATATTGCCGATGACCCGCTATTCGTGGCCTTCCCCAAGGACGATCCGCGCGATCCGCCAGCGCAGATTTCGCCCGACATGATTGATGCCATTATCGATGGCGGCCGGTTGCTGCTGCTCGAAGACGGCCACTGCCTGCGCGACCACGCGCTTGCCGCCTGCAACCGCACTGAACTGCGCGCATCGGCCAGCATGATCGGCACCAGCCTGCACACGCTTGTCCAGATGGTCGACAACGATCTGGGCCTGACTATGCTTCCCGAAATGGCGATAGAGGCAGGCATTCTGGCGAACACCCAAGTCGTCGCCCGCCCCGTCAAAGGCAAGGCCGCAAGCCGCGAAATCGCGCTGATCTGGCGCAAGAACTCGCCAAGGGGAGAGGACTTCAAGCTGCTGGCAGAGGAATTGCGAGCGGGTTGA
- the pgsA gene encoding CDP-diacylglycerol--glycerol-3-phosphate 3-phosphatidyltransferase, with translation MLTLPNLLTLSRIFAVPLLGFFLWWPDWQLGYLIGFLLYCVIGITDFFDGYLARAQGTVSKLGIFLDPIADKIMVAAVILILAAQGYMSGPYVGDLHVIAGLVILVREIAVSGLREFLGGIQVSVPVSKLAKWKTTFQLVSLGALILGGAVHGQPCQEVGDMCKTVAESWIHLVGLISLWSAAVLTCVTGWDYLRVGLKHMD, from the coding sequence ATGCTTACACTGCCGAACCTCCTTACCCTGTCGCGCATATTCGCGGTCCCGCTGCTGGGCTTTTTCCTGTGGTGGCCCGATTGGCAGCTCGGTTATCTGATCGGGTTCCTGCTCTATTGTGTGATCGGGATCACCGATTTCTTCGACGGCTATCTGGCGCGCGCGCAAGGGACGGTGTCGAAGCTTGGCATCTTCCTCGATCCGATTGCCGACAAGATCATGGTCGCCGCCGTGATCCTGATTCTCGCCGCGCAAGGCTATATGAGCGGGCCCTATGTGGGCGACCTTCACGTCATTGCGGGTCTGGTGATTCTGGTGCGCGAGATCGCGGTGTCGGGCCTGCGCGAGTTTCTGGGCGGGATTCAGGTGTCGGTGCCCGTGTCGAAGCTCGCCAAGTGGAAAACGACCTTCCAACTGGTTTCGCTGGGCGCGCTAATCCTGGGCGGAGCGGTGCACGGACAGCCCTGTCAGGAAGTCGGCGATATGTGCAAAACAGTCGCCGAAAGCTGGATCCACCTCGTCGGCCTTATCAGCCTATGGAGCGCTGCTGTGCTAACCTGCGTGACCGGCTGGGACTACCTGCGGGTCGGGCTGAAGCATATGGATTAG